The DNA sequence CCGCAATCTTTGAATCAGGATTTTCCTTCTCAATCTCCTTGTACAGCTCATCTTGAGCTGATCTCACACGAGAGAGATGAGCACGACGAGCCCGTACAATAGCTTGCATTTTGATAATGGCTTGAGCACAGCGGAGTGTTCCCACAGCATGTCTCCTCACCAAGAACCCACGAAGAGCTGCCTGCACCTTTACTACATTCTTAAGTTTAATCAGCTCTCTGTGTGCCTGCCAGTATGAATTCATGGATGGAGATATAAGAATCTTATTAAACAACTGACAACAATCTCAAGCTAAAGAATTTCTGAAATGAAGAGTACCAAAATCCCCCTGATACCAGCCTGGATGACAATAACAATGGATTCCTTAACCTCACTGTCAACCTTACTCTCGTATTCCGATTCAACATCCACCTTATCCAATCCTTTAGGATTCTCAACCTTGCTATCAACCTTACTTTCATTTTCGGATGCAACATCTACCTTATCAGATCCCTTAGGAGTCTCGATGTTAGGCACACAGGCCTCCTCATTTGTGAAGTGTATAATAGCGGTTTTCTCTGGAACAGTGGAATTAGCTGATGATTGAAAGTCGATGGTCGCAGTTTCAAGATTCTCCTTCTCTATAGGAGTTTCTGCGATCACAGTGTTGTTTAGCACGCGATGCTGGGAAGATCTCTTACGGAAACTCCAGCCTCGTTTGACTTTAGAATCCTTATTCTGGAAGAAGATTTAAATACAACCAATTACTTCAATAAACAGAAGATACACGTACAAAAGAAAGTGCATGGACACAGTAAATTGATTTCGAGATGCAAGCGCAAAAACACCAATAAATTCACCAAAATTCTCCAAAAAGTAAAATCCACAAGTCAGATTCTCATTTCACAAGGCAATCTCAACCAGATCACAAACTAATttcgcaaaaaaaaaaaaaaaaaaaaaaaaaaaaaaaaaaaaaaaaaaaaaaaaaaaaNAAAAAAACTAACAATGCATAACTGAAACTGATTCTCATGTCCCTACCAAGAATCGATCCattcaaaacaatttaatcCTCTAGCTAAACGATTGCATTGATTGCATCACATAGAAATGCAAAACCGAATCTATTCCATCAACATTCATAACAACCACAAAATCCAGAACAACAGTACACAGAAGAAGACGAAAATCAACCTGAATCAAAACGACACTCATGcatcaaatagaaaaaaagggaaaacaaaccaaaatacCAACCTGATGTACATCGATCTCGTCTCCATCCTTCGAATCGCTACCACATGTGACTAATTGGAAGCATGAGCAAGGCCTTCCCATGTTGAAGCTGAACtaatcaaaatctctctctctctctctctttctctctcactctctctgcGCAGGAGACAAACCCGTCCTGTGATGGTGCGGGTCTTGGGAATTGTAGCGCGCGAGCGagagaggaaaggagaaaggcAGAGGGGTGCTGTAAACAAGAGACACGGATCTTAAAGTGTCCCTTAAATCTAGCTCAGTTCTTCAGTTCGATTCCGCCATGGGAAGGGCTCCGTCGCCCTCAACGATCAGGAGACGAGAAGAAACTGTCAGATCTCTCTGCTTCGTATTCTCTCGACTAAAATAGATGCTGTTATTTTTTCAAACCGCTCTGAAAAAAAAtaggttaattaattatttttttaattaaaaaataatactcaTCTCGCGATATACCGTCGATAAATCGCGAGAAATCGCGAGAAAATCCCCTTTTCTCCTTTGTATTTTTCATGTGAATGTCGTGAAAGTATTaactatttttgtaattaaaattaaaagaaataataatttcttttttgttttttaccaACCTATTTTTATactaaaattctaattttatcaaattttattgtaatttttttaaaaaaaaatattgcaacatttattttaaaatttaataattattacaatttttatgttctgtaaattttatttttttgaaattgaataattattagaaataaataatattggagtttattttttaaaaaaatataatttttatcaaagcacttttagatttatttatttatttattattatttttaaaaaaaaaaaaaattagtggtgaaatatccaaaacaaaatcagaatttatcaaatttatttttatttattattattataataaaatgaaaaaaaaaattagacattaatttaaattattattttattttattttttttggctaAATATATTTGTCTGACAGGTTGAAAGTTgcttttctttgcttttgtCTGATTAGAAGTTGTAATTAAGGAATAATGACAATTAGTACAGTGGGGCCCACTGATTAATTAAAACcttaaacttaattaaataaatcaagCAACGGTAACTTAGGGAAAGTAAAAGAGTTGTCagaatgctttttttttttttcagaaaattctatttaaagaaaacattaaattataaatttaatttacaatctctaaattttatttttataatttaattaaggtTTGAATGTATAATTTCTCAACtaattaaaactatatttagaGTTAGTTTTAcatgttttctaatttttaaattattaaaattttaaccttaatggattatagatttaaaattctctattttttaaaaaaataatataatttttaaaatatgttaaaattaCCAGGAGTTCATAGATAGATTTGCATACCCAACAGGAGTATGGGAAAGAGATAGCGGAGCTCGAGAAAAGTTTATTCTTGGAGGGAAGCTaccaagaaaaattcaaaagctaCATATAATAGTTCAAGTCGAGGCCAACTAAGTAATAACATTATTATGACGAGGTTCGGTAAAGATAAAGCGATAGGATGAACCTTACACGGTTTAATCGAGGAAAACGAAATCGACAAATTgaggttggagagggaacgaagtaCTAGAAAACAgtgtgggtttgggctgttaaaAATAGTATCAGATCAGTTtaagagggaaacgaagcattccttacaagagtatagaaacctctccttaatagacgcgttttaaaaccgttaAGCGGATAGCGGTACACAAcaggtcaaaacggacaatatccgctaacggtgagcttgggctctAACACAAAAgattgatataatataaaggtTAGACTTGGTCATCAAACCAATGTATGATAGAGACAACGAAACCGAACATATcgtattgtccactttgggtATAATAATTCGTGAcgttaattttggttttttcgaAATGTTTCATATCAATAAAGATAACTGTCATAAATTATGTACTCACGACCACTCCCTTGagaaaatcatataaaaaaaaaatcaacccgACTCATGTACATCTATAACAAAAATCatataagaaatatattaatattgtatgagatcccatatcagttggagagagaaacgaaacatcatttataagggtgtgaaaacctctctcttgtagacgcgttttaaaactgtgaggttgacggcgatacgcaacgggtcaaaacagacaatatcagctagcggtgggcttgtgcggttacaaatggtattagagccagttACCTAacaatgtgctagcgaggacgttagaCACCTAAGAGGgtagattgtaagatcccacatacAATACACTCTTTACAgcagtgtggaaacttctcacgggctaaagcagacaatatcggttagcgaTGGGCtttgattgttacaaatggtatcagagccagtcacctaacggtgtgctagcgatgACGTTAATTTTGGTTTCCTCAAAACGTTTCATACCAATAGAATCAAACCGCTCTCATCTCACCCaccaattacaaaaaaaaaaaaaaaacatatttaattagcGTAGTACCAACCAACAAACCCTTATTCCCATTAATCTTAGTTGTTTAGTCTCAAtcgtttattatttattttccctaAGTCATAAACTAACACCAAATCTCTACCTACCCCTTTTAATTAGCGTACCCGATAGTCCAGTTGTATCGTAAGACATTCCAATTATCGATCCTACGATATTTAGAGTTAGAAATTTGTcggatatttaaaattttctggTTGGTGTAGCTACCGTTGAATTGTCTATTTGACACGTTTTTTGGACGTTgagatcaaaattttgatgaaaatttcacctattttaatttttacggGATAATCATAGCATAATGTAGTAAACCATTCAattacatattattttattttatttttattttattttatttattattattattattattattattatttgtaaaaattaatgttattcttttctttttataaatatttcaaacataAAGATAGAATAtgagttgactttttttttttaggacatttaaaaaataataattatcttcATTAGTGtcgagaaaaagaaatcatcaTGGAaggtaaaagagaaaataaaattattatttaattttttttaaaggtattattgaaacttttaaaacgtatattttttttagataaattataaaattttatggatatttttaaaaatttattctatatttaatatcattatttgtttcactaaaaaaataaaactcactctacaaaaatttacaaaaaatattaatttaaaagttattgtTCGAGAAACACTCGAATTaatagtatatatattatatttatattattacatattttaaaatttttaattactttaatgtcaaaaaaatatatatatatatattaaaaatatatttaaattataatatttctcAAATAAACCAgctaaattcaaaaaaatttaaatgtcaaTTAACTCACAAACATAATCGGTCAAAAAGTTACCAGGGATACATCCCTCTGAAGAGGAGAGTAAAAATATTggaattttatcaatttataataaaaagttactACGGATACATCCCTTTGGAGACGaagagtaaaaatattagaattttatccatttataacaaaaagTTACTAGGGATGCGTCCCCTCTCGAGacaaaagtagaaatattgggaATCAATGAAGAATAGCACGTTAGGTGCAAGAAGCATAAGACACTCTAATGTCGGGTCACCTTTCACGGAGAGACTTATGGAGCCAACCTCacatggaaaaatgaaaaaaataaaaataaaagtcaattttttttaggaaaaaataaaataaaatgataataaataaataaataaataaaagaaaagtagtTTTCAAAGGGACATGATTTAGCAACTGCTCCCACATTGTGACCACCTACCTTTTTTAggataaactaaattaaattttttagtatttaataaattaaatttttttaaatataactaaTTTATcggatataaaattaaatttattatttagagattaaatttgtaatttttaaaaatattttattttgtatttaacgcgtgttcaaatttttaattttgtgtttaataagtatttaataatttaaaatttattatttattgaatataaaatgaaattttaatgtccaatataattctaaaattttaatttaggattaaatttgtaaacttaattaaatataaatctgTAAGTAGAAAATAGTTTAGATATAGGTAGAGATAGTCgagattttccttttataatatatataatataattttttggtatttattattacacCCATTTTTTagccatttcttttttatttccctATCATGACATTGGTGGGTCATATTGGGCCTGGAGCCCAAAGCCCAACACGTAATAatcattgtttttttagaaaatgttaattattgattttttagatttatattatttatcttatttgcaaattttaatttcattcatgatttttttttttttttttttgNTAAACGGCTCATCTCGCCGTGACCTTCTCTTGAATTCTCAAAACTTCTGTAGCTCCATCCCCGTAGGGGCAGAGAACCCATCTCGGCTGTGCTACCGGAGGCTATGGGGAAGTCGGAAGAGGAGAGCGCCCATCTTGGGGTGGGCTTACTACTTAGATGCTTTCAGCCGTTATCCACTTCGCACTTGGCTACCCAGCGTTTACCGTGGGCACGATAACTAGTACACCAGAGGTGTGTCCTTCTTGGTCCTCTCGTACTAGGGAAAGGTCCTCTCAATGCTCTAATGCCCACACCGGATATGGACCGAACTGTCTCACGACGTTTTGAACCCAGCTCAGGTACCGCTTTAATGGGTGAACAGCCCAACCCTTGGAACATAATACACCCCATATCTATAAATCTGAGCTTATTAATAGAGAAATAGTAAAGGATTTTTTAGCCGCTTTTTTCATGGTGTCGTGAAGATTTGGGAATGTGAGCTGTACGAGCTGAAAAGCTCCCATTTTATTTGGTGAGGTCTCGGTGGCTATATTTTTCCGAAAGTTTataaacactaaaaaaaaataaaaaataaaaaataaaaaaaataaaaaaaataaaaaaaattatatcccTAAATTTTGAGgtcatatattatttttattatttgtatattcCCTTGAGCTTTGAGGGTAGATTGGTCTTTTTACTagatttactttttaaaaaatggttatcTTGTAATtctatgaattaaaatatgaattgaatgaatttacaCTCTTGGGCCCAAATTAGAGAACTTTAAATCGGCCCATTAGCCCAAACCTTCAGGCCCAAAGTTAAAAAACGAAACTTGGCAGTCATGCACGTGACTTAATCGAATACGTGTTACAACATTATTCGTCCGTGACACAACTTCCCTCACAACCGGCTCAGCATTCAAAACCTAGAACCAACGTGCGGCGGGATCTCCATCTGCGAATTACAGCCGTCCAATTTTTTCTCTGCAAAATTACCGGCTTGAATGGTTATAAAGCCTGCAATCAGGTCTCCTTCTTCTCAATTCAAAAGCCCTAGCCCTAATTTCAGCGCCGTCTCTATTTTTGCTTTCATGGTGCTTCGATTTTCTTTCGACTGCTTTGTGTCTCAATTTGtccttcttcctttcatttcGTTTTTGATATCTTCTAGCTTTGAACTGAGTGAGTGAGAAGGTTTTTTCTTGCGATTTCTGCAAATGATTGTGAGATCGAATTCGGAAGAGTGCAGATGACGAATTTTCGAATGGTAGAATGCTCTGGTCTTCGAACTTGGAGCATTGTGATTAACCTCTTTGTATAGGAAGATCTGATGCCTCTTCAAATCAACTTCGTCtagtttttgttaattttcttCTCGACCTTATCGATTTTAACTTTCTGTTTTCCATGAACGTGTTTCTGGTAATGgaatttcttcttctggaTGATgagaaaatatcaaatatacaGTTATCCCTGGCTGATTCACAGTGCTGATATTTTCAACTCTGACAGTGTTTGATTTCTGGAATCATCGTTTTCGTTTCTTAATTGATCATTTGGAGTattgtttttctcttctcttagGTGTAGCCAGTGATGAAGGTTTTTTTGGTTGACTGAGATGCAAAACTGTAATATTTGCATTGATGTTGATAATCTTTTGAACTAGGACGGTCTGAGGCTTACACCTTTCTATACCTTTCTGCTTTTCCTTCCAATTAATCTACAAATCTGAGTTATCAATTTccattaaatctttttttttttttcaaacggAAAGAATGATTTGAAGGAATAATTTAGGTTTTGACGTTTATGTTTTAGTAATGTGGATGATGAGAACATGAAAATATCAGTTATCCCTGTCTGATGCTTTTGATGCTGATGATTCATGATCTGACACATTGGACATTGTAATTTCCATTAGGTTTAAATCGTTCTTATCTTTTGTGTTCATAGAGATCATGTTCTGCATTCtacttttaatttgattaaatttataagtacTGTTTTGATCCTTGAATGAACTAAAGTTCCAATGCGTTAAGTTAGCGAATTCCTTAGTGGATTGAGCTTCATTGAAGGATATGCATAAGCAACAGATACAATTTGAAAGATGATACAGACGACAGACTACCAAATGATGACCGCCATATTCTAATGCTCCAAGAACTACCCTGAACATAATAAACACAATCCTTTACAGAGAAGAAGGGCTTAAACAACAGACATTTCTTCAAAAGTAGGATGGAATTGCATTGCCATGGCTCTTAGAAACTTGGATCTCCTACAAATTTGCTGAATCTTGGAGCGGTTCTGAACCATATTAAGCTGCATAAGATAGAGATAGCTACCTAAACCCATTTTTGGATGTTAGGCTACCCTTTATTATTTGCTGCAAATGGAAGGAAAATCTTGGTTTGGCATTTCCTTTCATGTTTCTACTCTTTGGAATACTCCACGATTGTGACTATTTGATGGTGATGTAACGATTTGTTCCATGCTTTGCCCAGTGGTTCTTAAGATCAACTGGTGCAGATAGATCATGGCCTTCAGCTGTGAGGCGGCTGAGCAGCTTGTTAAATGCGCTTCCGCTCATCTTCCGGCCACCGACTCTGGCGTGGCGTTTGTTGGGAACTGCTGGTAATGGATACATTGACACTGTGGTAGTACAACAAGCAGATTGCCATCCACCGTTTCCCCATTTGTAGCATTGTCTTATAACTCCTGTGCATGAGCATATTGGAGCTGGCATGGTGGATTCATCAAAGGCAACCTGGTTCAATCCCAGATCCTGCCCTTTCCAATCTGACTTCGACACGACCAGATGCTTGTTAAGATCATCGCCGCCACTCACTATACCAATTCCATCCTTCCATTCTTGTGACTTGCCCAGCATTATCTTATTCAAGTCTTCAGCTTCTCTTTTGACCTTCCTTGGAGCTTTAGAAACCTTCTTGTTTGGTGCTGTAACCGTCTTATTATCCTCTTTCGTTCGCTTGTTTCGCCGCACCTTTGTTGATTCCGAAGCAACTTGGGACGATACGGGGCAAGCATCATTGGCATGCAATTCTCTCGAATTGTAGGTACTTTCATTCATGTGAGGCACATGATGATGTgtatgctgctgctgctgttgttgCTGGGGATGGTGTATATGCTTCACTCCCCTTGCGATTTGGCATCCTGGTGGACATGATAAATTGTTGTTTGTGAGGGAGTTTTCACGATACTGGAGAGTTGCAATGGCATTGTCTCTTTCCAATAGAGCATTGTTCCTCTCTGCAATTGCAGCATCTCGCTGTAGATAAGCCATGTCTCGTTCTGCTATTGCAGCCTTCTTCTCAGATAGGGCCAAGTTTCTCTCTTGAACGGCTGCATCTCTCTCAGCCATTATTGCCATTATCTGCTTCATTGATGGCTGATGCTGCATCATCCACTGCCAAcataaattcaaacaaattcaatccaactgATCTCTACCCAATTGTTACAGCTTGAAAGATTTATTCATCTTGATTACCTGACCCTGAGCTGACTTATACTGCTCTGCTTTGTGCCTTCCATTCTCCCGATGCCCGCTATCATCCATTTATGACTCCAAAACTAATAACCAACACCACAGTAATAATAAAAGCTCCACTGCAAGCAAAATAGCCACCAATATGTTACCTAACTACAACACAAAACCAAGGAAAAGAATGCCATTCGGCATAaaattgtaacgacctagatacaccgctagcagatattgttctctttgggcttttcctttcgggctcgccctcaaggctttaaaacgcctCTGCTAtgggaagatttccacaccattataaatggtggtttgttctcctccccaaccaatgtggacatcacaaaaataaaacgcgtctgttaggggaaggttttggGATATGACAAAAATATTCCCAATTTGTTGCATATCAAAACAACTACATTTGATTAATGTAAGAAAAACATATCTATCAATTTGTTGCATATCAAAACAACTACATTTGATTAATGTAAGAAAAACATATCTATCAATTTGTTGCATATCAAAACAACTACATTTGATTAATGTAAGAAAAACATATCTATCAATTTGTTGCATATCAAAACAACTACATTTGATTAATGTAAGAAAAACATATCTATCAATTTGTTGCATATCAAAACAACTACATTTGATTAATGTAAGAAAAACATATCTATCAATTTGTTGCATATCAAAACAACTACATTTGATTAATGTAAGAAAAACATATCTATCAATTTGTTGCATATCAAAACAACTACATTTGATTAATGTAAGAAAAACATATCTATCAATTTGTTGCATATCAAAACAACTACATTTGATTAATGTAAGAAAAACATATCTATCAATTTGTTGCATATCAAAACAACTACATTTGATTAATGTAAGAAAAACATATCTATCAATTTGTTGCATATCAAAACAACTACATTTGATTAATGTAAGAAAAACATATCTATCAATTTGTTGCATATCAAAACAACTACATTTGATTAATGTAAGAAAAACATATCTATCATCAGTCGATTCATCCttgattcttcattttttttaataaataccgTGTGGGGGAACCAACTCAGGTAAGCACAAGAACTAGGATTATTCATGATCCATTTTTTGATTAAACGGATCAAAAGGGGTAAGATCTCCCTGTCAGTTTTATTGAGGACCCCCCACACGAACAAGGGCTACTAACAATAGTGTGGGTAGCACACACTTTAGACCGATCTGTATTAGAGATCACTTGATTTAAGAGTTTGAAGTCTGGGCTTGTCTAAGTAAATGGATGCAGCACAGGATAAGATAGACCTATAGGATAAACCAAAAGATGATAGAAAGAACGAGAATGGTCCAAGCAAATAGATGCGAGCAGGGTAAGATAGACCTAtatagaaagaacaagaatgaAGTGTAGGCCAGTTGAAGATGGTCTAATGGTTCTCCACATATGTTTTCGTTTTTAACGAAATCGTTCCTCTTTCTAAAAGAATCATTTAGTATTATAAAGATCCAAACTCTAACTTCAATCTAAGCACACAGAATAATTTCAGATCCTAAGAAAGTGATTGCCAATACAAAACATTGCACTAACTGATGCCTTATAATCCCTCCCTATACATTTACACCAGCTGGTTCATTGACTTCTAATTCCTTGAAGAAAGCACCAAACTTTCGACCAAACAAAGAATGATTACAAAAGGACAAGACATTAACCTACTTAACAAATATAGGTCACAAAAAAGCTTCTCCAATAAAGGGATTTGGCAAGAGAACACAAAAGGTAAGATCTCATTGAAACTCAGTTCTAAAGAAATGGATTTGAGCTGCATGAACAATCAAAGTTCAGTGTGGTAGATAGATACTTCACCTGGAATTAGAAGACCAAGCAAGCATTCGTTTGGGAGATCACCATCGTTACAACTTTTGGCCCCCAGCCAGCCCTAATGGCTAACCCACCTTCCTCAT is a window from the Cucurbita pepo subsp. pepo cultivar mu-cu-16 chromosome LG07, ASM280686v2, whole genome shotgun sequence genome containing:
- the LOC111798434 gene encoding protein BASIC PENTACYSTEINE6-like; this encodes MDDSGHRENGRHKAEQYKSAQGQWMMQHQPSMKQIMAIMAERDAAVQERNLALSEKKAAIAERDMAYLQRDAAIAERNNALLERDNAIATLQYRENSLTNNNLSCPPGCQIARGVKHIHHPQQQQQQQHTHHHVPHMNESTYNSRELHANDACPVSSQVASESTKVRRNKRTKEDNKTVTAPNKKVSKAPRKVKREAEDLNKIMLGKSQEWKDGIGIVSGGDDLNKHLVVSKSDWKGQDLGLNQVAFDESTMPAPICSCTGVIRQCYKWGNGGWQSACCTTTVSMYPLPAVPNKRHARVGGRKMSGSAFNKLLSRLTAEGHDLSAPVDLKNHWAKHGTNRYITIK